Proteins encoded together in one Candidatus Neomarinimicrobiota bacterium window:
- the rplO gene encoding 50S ribosomal protein L15, which translates to MKLGQLKPSSGSTHSKKRRGRGPGTGLGKTGGRGHNGYHSRSGSKRRPWFEGGQMPIQRQLPKRGFSNLKFRNEVQIVNVSSLEKCGASEIDSFVLKENGLIRSALKPVKVLANGDITKAVKITATAFSDAAIKKITDAGGEAIVQ; encoded by the coding sequence ATGAAGTTAGGCCAATTAAAACCTTCATCTGGATCAACCCATTCCAAAAAACGCAGAGGTCGCGGGCCCGGCACAGGTCTTGGTAAAACCGGAGGCCGCGGGCATAACGGATATCATTCAAGAAGTGGAAGTAAAAGGCGTCCATGGTTTGAGGGTGGACAAATGCCAATTCAACGCCAACTCCCAAAGCGCGGATTTTCTAATTTAAAATTTCGGAATGAAGTTCAGATTGTTAATGTCAGTTCTTTAGAAAAATGCGGCGCGTCAGAGATTGATTCTTTTGTCCTGAAAGAAAACGGATTGATTCGTTCCGCCTTAAAACCGGTAAAGGTATTAGCCAATGGCGATATTACAAAAGCGGTCAAAATAACAGCAACAGCTTTTAGCGATGCTGCGATTAAAAAAATTACAGATGCTGGCGGAGAGGCCATCGTTC